A genome region from Nocardia sp. NBC_00565 includes the following:
- the whiA gene encoding DNA-binding protein WhiA, which yields MAMTAEVKDELSRLTVSQVSSRKAELSALLRFAGGLHIVGGRVIVEAEVDMGSIARRLRREIFELYGYGSDVHVLGAGGLRKTSRYVVRVSKEGEALARQTGLLDVRGRPVRGLPAQVVGGSIGDAEAAWRGAFLAHGSLTEPGRSSALEVSCPGPEAALALVGAARRLGITAKAREVRGTDRVVVRDGEAIGALLTRMGAQDTRIVWEERRLRREVRATANRLANFDDANLRRSARAAVAAAARVERALEILGEDVPDHLAAAGKLRVQHRQASLEELGQLADPPMTKDAVAGRIRRLLSMADRRAKELGIPDTESAVTAELLDEA from the coding sequence GTGGCGATGACAGCCGAAGTGAAGGACGAACTGAGCAGGCTCACGGTCTCGCAAGTGAGTTCTCGCAAGGCGGAATTGTCTGCGCTGCTGCGGTTTGCGGGCGGCCTACACATCGTCGGCGGGCGAGTGATCGTCGAGGCCGAGGTCGATATGGGCTCCATCGCGCGTCGACTGCGGCGCGAGATTTTCGAGCTGTACGGCTACGGCTCCGATGTGCACGTGCTGGGCGCGGGCGGCCTGCGTAAGACCTCGCGCTATGTGGTGCGGGTGTCCAAAGAGGGCGAGGCGCTGGCCAGACAGACCGGTCTGCTCGATGTGCGCGGTCGTCCGGTGCGCGGTCTGCCCGCGCAGGTGGTCGGCGGCAGCATCGGCGATGCCGAAGCCGCTTGGCGTGGCGCGTTTCTCGCGCACGGCTCGCTCACCGAACCCGGTCGCTCGTCGGCGCTCGAGGTCAGCTGCCCCGGTCCGGAGGCGGCGCTCGCCCTCGTCGGTGCGGCGCGGCGACTCGGCATCACCGCGAAGGCGCGCGAGGTGCGCGGCACCGATCGGGTCGTGGTGCGCGACGGCGAGGCGATCGGCGCACTGCTGACCCGGATGGGCGCGCAGGACACCAGGATCGTCTGGGAGGAGCGCAGGCTGCGCCGTGAGGTGCGGGCAACGGCCAACCGCCTGGCCAACTTCGACGACGCGAATCTGCGCCGTTCGGCCCGTGCGGCCGTGGCCGCTGCCGCGCGGGTGGAGCGCGCCCTGGAGATCCTCGGCGAGGATGTGCCCGACCATCTGGCCGCCGCGGGCAAATTGCGCGTGCAGCACCGCCAGGCCTCGCTGGAGGAACTGGGCCAGCTGGCCGATCCGCCGATGACGAAAGACGCGGTGGCGGGCCGGATTCGGCGGCTGCTGTCGATGGCCGACCGGCGGGCCAAGGAATTGGGCATTCCCGACACCGAATCGGCGGTCACCGCCGAATTGCTCGACGAGGCGTGA
- a CDS encoding gluconeogenesis factor YvcK family protein: protein MTGWESDPAIVALGGGHGLYATLTAVRRLTRKICAVVTVADDGGSSGRLRSELGVPPPGDLRMALAALAADGDDVWTRTVQHRFGGTGALAGHSVGNLILAGLTEVLGDPVAALDEVAKMLRITGRVLPMSPIALDIEADVSGLEADPRVSRCIRGQVAIATTPGKVRRVRLIPSDPPASPEATSAIEHADVVVLGPGSWFTSVIPHVLVPELRDALVYTRARKVLVLNLAAEPGETAGFSAERHLHVLSQHAPEFVVDEVLVDSGSVPEGREREHVARAAEQLRARVTFSDVAEAGTDRHHPGKLAAALDQLIRQPRPHMAGLRVEGRHMGQDVRSGLGGKERVSWR, encoded by the coding sequence ATGACGGGGTGGGAATCCGATCCCGCCATCGTTGCGCTGGGTGGCGGGCACGGCCTGTATGCGACGCTCACCGCGGTGCGGCGGCTGACCAGGAAGATCTGCGCGGTGGTGACGGTCGCGGACGACGGCGGTTCCTCGGGCAGACTACGGTCCGAACTCGGCGTGCCGCCGCCCGGTGATCTGCGCATGGCCCTGGCCGCGCTGGCCGCGGATGGCGACGACGTGTGGACCCGCACCGTGCAGCATCGCTTCGGCGGCACCGGTGCGCTGGCCGGACATTCCGTCGGCAACCTGATCCTCGCCGGCCTGACCGAGGTGCTCGGCGATCCGGTCGCGGCCCTGGACGAGGTCGCGAAGATGTTGCGCATCACCGGCCGGGTGCTGCCGATGTCGCCCATCGCGCTCGATATCGAAGCGGATGTGTCCGGGCTGGAAGCGGATCCGCGTGTGAGCCGCTGTATTCGAGGTCAGGTCGCCATCGCGACCACACCGGGTAAGGTGCGGCGGGTGCGGCTGATTCCGTCGGATCCGCCCGCCAGCCCGGAGGCCACCTCGGCCATCGAACACGCCGATGTCGTCGTGCTCGGCCCGGGTTCCTGGTTCACCAGCGTGATTCCGCATGTGCTGGTGCCCGAATTGCGTGACGCGCTCGTATATACCAGAGCGCGCAAGGTTCTGGTGCTGAACCTGGCCGCGGAGCCCGGAGAAACGGCGGGTTTCTCCGCGGAGCGCCATCTGCATGTATTGTCCCAGCACGCACCGGAATTCGTAGTCGATGAGGTACTGGTCGATTCCGGGTCGGTGCCGGAAGGTCGCGAAAGAGAACATGTGGCCAGGGCTGCCGAACAATTGCGGGCACGAGTAACCTTCTCCGATGTCGCCGAAGCGGGAACCGACCGGCATCACCCCGGAAAGCTTGCCGCCGCACTGGATCAGCTGATCCGGCAACCTCGGCCACACATGGCAGGGCTTCGAGTCGAGGGACGGCACATGGGTCAGGATGTGCGTTCCGGGTTGGGTGGAAAGGAGCGCGTCTCGTGGCGATGA
- the rapZ gene encoding RNase adapter RapZ, whose amino-acid sequence MTRVESNNSAGSPRSTAGRTGPAGTVGAPVERGDGSPPPPRVEVVIVTGLSGAGRGTAARVLEDLGWYVTDNLPPELIGRMVELGASADPPIRRLALVMDVRSRFFTGDLSVVTEQLRSSGVRTRLLFLEASDDVLIRRFGFARRRHPLQSESADGTLSAGIAAERIRLSSVKTAADLVIDTTELSIHQLHRKLEEAYGGGAPTALQLTVQSFGFKYGVPLDADMVLDVRFLPNPHWIPELREHSGQETVVSEYVLSRPGAADYLSTCHHLVDLTTNGYRQEGKRYMTVAVGCTGGKHRSVAIAEALGELIGSAVLNSLQGAESGPADVVRVVHRDLGRE is encoded by the coding sequence ATGACACGCGTCGAATCGAACAACAGTGCGGGCAGCCCGCGGTCGACCGCTGGGCGGACCGGCCCCGCGGGCACCGTCGGCGCACCTGTCGAACGCGGCGACGGCAGTCCACCCCCGCCGCGGGTCGAAGTGGTCATCGTGACGGGCCTATCCGGCGCGGGGCGCGGTACGGCGGCCCGCGTGCTCGAGGATCTGGGCTGGTATGTCACCGACAACCTGCCGCCGGAGCTGATCGGGCGGATGGTCGAACTCGGCGCGTCCGCCGATCCGCCGATCCGCCGGCTCGCGCTGGTCATGGATGTGCGCAGCCGGTTCTTCACCGGCGATCTCTCGGTGGTCACCGAACAGCTGCGGTCCTCGGGTGTGCGCACCAGACTGCTGTTCCTGGAGGCCTCCGACGATGTGCTGATCCGGCGCTTCGGCTTCGCGCGGCGGCGGCATCCGCTGCAGAGCGAGAGCGCCGACGGGACGCTCTCGGCGGGCATCGCCGCCGAGCGGATTCGCCTCTCATCCGTGAAAACCGCCGCCGACCTGGTCATCGACACCACCGAGCTGTCGATCCATCAACTGCACCGCAAGTTGGAGGAGGCCTACGGCGGTGGCGCGCCGACCGCGCTGCAGTTGACGGTGCAGAGTTTCGGTTTCAAGTATGGGGTTCCCCTCGATGCGGACATGGTGTTGGATGTGCGTTTTCTACCCAATCCGCATTGGATACCGGAACTCCGGGAACATTCGGGACAGGAGACCGTGGTCAGCGAGTATGTGTTGTCGCGCCCCGGCGCGGCCGATTACCTGAGCACCTGCCACCACCTGGTCGACCTGACGACGAATGGTTACCGCCAAGAGGGGAAGCGATACATGACGGTGGCAGTGGGCTGCACCGGCGGCAAACACCGCAGCGTGGCGATAGCCGAAGCGCTCGGCGAACTGATCGGATCGGCTGTGCTGAATTCACTACAGGGGGCAGAATCCGGTCCCGCCGATGTCGTCCGGGTCGTGCATCGGGATCTGGGGCGCGAATGA
- the uvrC gene encoding excinuclease ABC subunit UvrC, whose product MADPATYRPKPGTIPVEPGVYKFRDAHGRVIYVGKAKSLRSRLNSYFADVVSLHPRTRQMVTTAASVEWTVVSTEVEALQLEYNWIKEFDPRFNVRYRDDKSYPVLAVTLNEEYPRLFVYRGARKKGVRYFGPYAHAWAIRETLDLLLRVFPARTCSNGVFKRHNQIGRPCLLGYIDKCSAPCIGRVSAEEHRRIVEDFCDFLAGRTDRMVRDLERRMHDAAEELDFESAARLRDDVQALRRALEKQAVVLGTGTDADVVAFAVDELEVAVQIFHVRDGRVRGQRGWVVDKSGDAIDGPEAGSEVAALVEQFLTQFYGEQAALAEQGEEEQPATVVPREVLVPELPADAEQVQEWLSKLRGSAVRLRVPQRGDKKALAETVQRNAMEALAQHKLKRAGDLTSRSAALQDIQDALDLDSAPLRIECVDISHVQGTDVVASLVVFEDGLPRKSEYRHYTIKEAAGDGRSDDVGSIAEVTRRRFYRLRRERDELTAQDMASGRENGHEAASLGDAVPESSAPGTDIATIDDDLELTSRAGIDPRTGRPRKFAYPPNLYVVDGGAPQVAAAAEVLDELGITDVAVIGLAKRLEEVWVPGESDPVIMPRNSESLYLLQRVRDEAHRFAITFHRSKRSRRMTASALDSVRGLGESRRTALVTHFGSVAKLKEATVEQITEVPGIGVATAKAVLAALREE is encoded by the coding sequence GTGGCAGATCCCGCGACCTACCGGCCGAAGCCGGGCACGATTCCCGTTGAACCCGGCGTCTATAAATTCCGGGACGCACACGGGCGTGTGATCTATGTCGGCAAGGCGAAGAGCCTGCGCAGCAGGTTGAATTCGTACTTCGCCGATGTGGTGTCGCTGCATCCGCGTACCAGGCAGATGGTCACGACGGCGGCGAGTGTCGAGTGGACCGTGGTCTCCACCGAAGTGGAAGCCCTTCAGCTGGAATACAACTGGATCAAGGAGTTCGATCCGCGTTTCAACGTGCGGTATCGGGACGACAAGTCTTACCCGGTACTGGCCGTCACATTGAACGAGGAGTATCCGCGGCTGTTCGTCTACCGGGGCGCGCGCAAGAAGGGCGTGCGGTACTTCGGGCCGTACGCGCACGCCTGGGCCATTCGGGAGACCCTCGATCTGCTGCTGCGGGTATTCCCCGCGCGCACCTGCTCCAATGGAGTCTTCAAGCGGCACAACCAGATCGGGCGGCCGTGTCTGCTCGGCTACATCGACAAATGCTCGGCGCCGTGCATCGGCCGGGTCAGCGCCGAGGAGCACCGGCGGATCGTCGAGGATTTCTGCGACTTCCTGGCCGGGCGCACCGATCGCATGGTGCGCGATCTGGAGCGCCGCATGCACGATGCCGCCGAGGAACTGGACTTCGAGTCCGCCGCCCGGCTGCGCGACGACGTCCAGGCGCTGCGGCGCGCATTGGAGAAGCAGGCCGTGGTGCTCGGTACCGGCACCGACGCCGATGTGGTCGCCTTCGCCGTCGACGAACTGGAGGTGGCGGTGCAGATCTTCCACGTCCGCGACGGCCGGGTGCGCGGCCAGCGCGGCTGGGTGGTCGATAAATCCGGCGATGCCATCGACGGGCCGGAGGCCGGTAGTGAGGTGGCCGCCCTGGTCGAGCAGTTCCTCACCCAGTTCTACGGCGAGCAGGCGGCGCTGGCCGAACAGGGTGAAGAGGAACAGCCTGCCACGGTTGTGCCGCGCGAGGTGCTGGTGCCGGAACTGCCCGCCGACGCCGAACAGGTCCAGGAGTGGCTGAGCAAGCTGCGCGGCTCGGCGGTGCGCTTGCGGGTGCCGCAGCGCGGCGACAAGAAGGCTCTCGCCGAAACCGTGCAGCGCAATGCGATGGAGGCGCTGGCCCAGCACAAGCTCAAGCGCGCGGGCGATCTCACCTCGAGATCGGCTGCGCTGCAAGACATTCAAGACGCGCTCGATCTGGACAGCGCGCCGCTACGAATCGAGTGTGTGGATATCAGCCACGTGCAGGGCACCGATGTGGTGGCCTCACTGGTGGTGTTCGAGGACGGCCTGCCGCGCAAGTCCGAGTATCGCCACTACACCATCAAGGAGGCCGCGGGCGACGGCCGCTCCGACGATGTCGGCAGCATCGCCGAGGTGACCAGGCGTCGGTTCTATCGTCTGCGCCGTGAACGGGACGAGTTGACGGCACAGGATATGGCGTCCGGCCGGGAGAACGGCCACGAGGCGGCGTCGTTGGGAGATGCCGTTCCCGAGTCCAGCGCGCCCGGTACCGATATCGCGACCATCGACGACGACCTCGAACTCACCTCCCGCGCCGGTATCGACCCGCGCACCGGCCGCCCGCGGAAATTCGCCTATCCGCCCAATCTCTATGTCGTTGACGGTGGCGCGCCCCAGGTTGCGGCTGCCGCGGAGGTCCTCGACGAACTCGGTATCACCGATGTCGCGGTGATCGGCTTGGCCAAGCGGCTCGAAGAGGTATGGGTGCCGGGGGAGAGCGATCCGGTGATCATGCCGCGCAACAGCGAGTCGCTCTATCTGCTGCAACGGGTGCGCGACGAGGCGCACCGCTTCGCCATCACCTTCCATCGCAGCAAACGCTCCCGCCGGATGACCGCGTCCGCACTGGATTCGGTGCGCGGCCTCGGTGAGTCCCGCCGGACCGCCCTGGTCACCCATTTCGGGTCGGTGGCCAAACTGAAGGAGGCCACCGTCGAGCAGATCACCGAGGTGCCCGGTATCGGTGTGGCTACCGCGAAGGCGGTGCTGGCCGCATTGCGGGAGGAATAA
- a CDS encoding LysR family transcriptional regulator, with the protein MFEPELLRTFLAVERAGGFTAAGRILGLRQSTISGHIARLEKAAGRELFRRDTRNLALTADGAAMVGFARTILDVQGQAERYFSGSTLTGLIRLGASDDVMARELPDVLLEFQRTHPGIDLELTVGLSENLKTRMATGELDLVVGKRLPGERHGELLWRDRLVWAGRCATTEFGDPIPLVTYPTPSLTRRIALEALERDARTWRITCTSDSQLGLRAAVLAGLGVIVHAETLLPDGLVVLSDPRLPDLGKLEFVLMRRRTRLSPPEQALCDAIIASARRFA; encoded by the coding sequence GTGTTCGAACCCGAACTGCTGCGCACCTTCCTGGCCGTCGAACGCGCGGGCGGCTTCACCGCCGCCGGTCGGATCCTCGGCCTGCGCCAGTCCACCATCAGCGGCCACATCGCCCGCCTGGAGAAGGCAGCGGGCCGTGAACTGTTCCGCCGTGACACCCGTAACCTCGCGCTGACCGCCGACGGTGCGGCGATGGTCGGTTTCGCCCGCACCATCCTTGATGTACAAGGCCAGGCCGAGCGCTACTTCTCCGGCTCAACACTCACCGGCCTGATCCGTCTGGGCGCATCCGATGACGTGATGGCCCGAGAACTCCCCGACGTACTCCTCGAATTCCAGCGCACCCATCCCGGTATCGACCTGGAACTCACCGTCGGCCTCAGCGAAAACCTCAAAACCCGCATGGCGACAGGCGAACTCGACCTCGTCGTCGGCAAGCGCCTCCCCGGGGAACGGCACGGCGAACTGCTCTGGCGCGACCGGCTCGTCTGGGCGGGCCGTTGCGCCACAACCGAATTCGGCGACCCGATCCCGCTCGTCACCTACCCGACACCCAGCCTGACCCGCCGCATCGCGCTCGAGGCCCTCGAACGTGACGCCCGCACCTGGCGCATAACCTGTACCAGCGATAGTCAACTCGGCCTGCGCGCCGCCGTTCTCGCCGGACTCGGCGTGATCGTGCACGCCGAAACTCTGCTGCCGGACGGCCTCGTCGTCCTGTCCGATCCCCGCCTCCCGGACCTCGGCAAGCTGGAGTTCGTCCTGATGCGCCGTCGCACCCGCCTATCGCCGCCGGAGCAGGCCCTCTGCGATGCCATCATCGCCAGCGCTCGGCGCTTCGCCTAA
- a CDS encoding bile acid:sodium symporter family protein, with protein MKFLAKLRIDAFMLGMLASVAVAALLPARGGAADALDWITKIAIGVLFLLYGARLEPREALAGLRHWRLHSSVLAVTYLLFPLIGLALHVLVPSVLTDDLYTGVLFLCLVPSTVQSSIAFTSIARGNVAGAVVSASLSNLIGVFATPLLVMLLMDTTGSATVSPTAILAIVIQLLLPFLVGQLLRPRMTWLLRHTAVTRAVDRGSVYLIVYAAFSAGMVEHIWSGIAPRALLATVAVCAGILAAVLTITTFGSRLLGFSRPDQIVAIFCGSKKSLATGLPMASVLFAGHPVGLIVLPLMVFHQIQLITCTVLAQRYARAATREDRTDLATAGQSAQPA; from the coding sequence GTGAAGTTCCTCGCCAAGCTCCGTATCGACGCGTTCATGCTCGGCATGCTGGCCAGCGTCGCGGTGGCCGCGCTGCTACCCGCGCGCGGCGGTGCGGCGGATGCGCTCGACTGGATCACCAAGATCGCGATCGGCGTACTCTTCCTGCTCTACGGCGCTCGACTCGAACCCCGCGAGGCGCTGGCCGGATTACGCCATTGGCGGCTGCACTCGTCGGTACTGGCCGTGACCTACCTGCTGTTCCCGCTGATCGGTCTGGCACTGCACGTGCTGGTGCCGTCGGTACTGACCGACGACCTCTACACCGGCGTGCTGTTCCTCTGCCTCGTGCCCTCGACCGTGCAGTCCTCGATCGCCTTCACCTCGATCGCCCGCGGCAATGTGGCGGGCGCGGTGGTCAGCGCGTCGCTCTCGAATCTGATCGGCGTCTTCGCGACCCCGCTGCTGGTGATGCTGCTGATGGACACCACCGGCAGCGCGACGGTCTCCCCCACCGCGATCCTCGCGATCGTGATCCAGTTGCTGCTGCCGTTCCTGGTGGGTCAGTTGCTGCGGCCCAGGATGACGTGGCTGCTCCGGCATACCGCGGTAACCAGGGCCGTCGATCGTGGCTCGGTCTATCTCATCGTCTACGCCGCCTTCAGCGCGGGCATGGTCGAGCACATCTGGAGCGGTATCGCACCGCGGGCGCTGCTGGCGACCGTCGCGGTGTGCGCAGGTATTCTCGCTGCCGTACTGACGATCACCACATTCGGCAGCCGACTACTCGGTTTCTCCCGCCCCGACCAGATCGTCGCCATCTTCTGCGGGTCGAAGAAGAGCCTGGCCACGGGGCTCCCGATGGCCTCGGTCCTGTTCGCCGGACACCCGGTGGGCCTGATCGTGCTGCCGCTCATGGTCTTCCATCAGATCCAGCTGATCACCTGCACGGTGCTCGCCCAGCGCTATGCGCGAGCCGCGACGCGCGAGGACCGGACCGATCTCGCTACCGCCGGGCAGTCCGCGCAACCGGCCTGA
- a CDS encoding HAD family hydrolase, which yields MAIEAVLFDFSGTLFRLEPDETWADMVGADGEPLDRVQQAAILDRMTTPVGHGAQFDAAGRIAWQQRDLDPAMHRTAYLEVLRQAGVPTRALIERLYAWMLDPLAWTPYPDTGAVLKTLAAQDIPVAVVSNIAFDIRPAFAANGWDRLIAAHILSFEVGAVKPDPRIFLTALDRLGVGAESALMVGDSAEADGGAVAAGCGFALVDPLPTADRAEGLLDILRRHELA from the coding sequence GTGGCTATCGAGGCGGTGTTATTCGATTTCTCCGGCACGTTGTTCCGGCTGGAGCCCGACGAGACCTGGGCGGACATGGTCGGTGCCGATGGCGAGCCACTGGACCGAGTCCAACAGGCCGCGATTCTGGATCGGATGACGACCCCGGTCGGGCACGGCGCGCAGTTCGACGCGGCGGGCCGGATCGCATGGCAGCAGCGGGATCTGGATCCGGCGATGCATCGCACGGCTTACCTGGAGGTGCTGCGGCAGGCCGGGGTGCCGACGCGGGCGCTCATCGAGCGGCTCTACGCCTGGATGCTCGACCCGCTGGCATGGACGCCGTATCCCGATACCGGTGCCGTGCTGAAAACGCTGGCGGCACAAGATATTCCGGTTGCCGTGGTGAGTAATATCGCCTTCGATATCCGCCCGGCATTCGCGGCCAATGGCTGGGATCGGCTCATCGCCGCCCACATCCTGTCGTTCGAGGTCGGCGCGGTCAAGCCGGATCCGCGGATCTTCCTGACCGCGCTGGATCGGCTCGGGGTGGGCGCGGAATCGGCGCTCATGGTCGGCGACAGCGCCGAGGCCGATGGCGGCGCGGTGGCCGCGGGCTGCGGGTTCGCCCTGGTCGATCCGTTGCCGACGGCGGATCGCGCCGAAGGGCTGCTCGACATCCTTCGGCGGCACGAACTGGCATAG
- a CDS encoding gamma-glutamyltransferase family protein has product MSRTRGTWVSAAAALTLIVGLASGCSSDDTPANEACAAAPNGTPVVATSAGATPGTTKDLSTNPEIATGYRSDMTAVRTKTYAVSTANPVSTKAACEVLSNGGTAADALIAAQMVLGLVEPQASGIGGGSFMLYYDAASKSVEAYDGRETAPAAATENYLRWVSDTDRTEPKPSARASGRSIGVPGVLRMLEMAHHDHGKTAWRELFGPAIGLADSGFPISPRLAGQIAESAKDLAVDENAKAYFLNPDGTPKKADTVLTNPAMSKTLNAIAADGANAFYTGAVAHDIVDAAGSAAGGRTPSLITTDDLAGYQAKKRIALCTTYRTHEICGMPSPSSGGITVAATLGILENYDLAALRPDNVDRNGGKPKADAVHLISEAERLAYADRNKYVADTDFIPLPGNSPQTLLNKDYLKQRAGLIDPGHSMGTAQPGDFGPVPLGVGPQPPEHGTSHISIVDKYGNAASMTTTVESAFGSFHLVDGFVLNNQLTDFSADPLGTDGAPVANRVQPGKRPRSSMSPTLVFDRAADGRGNLTDVIGSPGGAVIIQFVVKTLIGVLDWGLDPQQAVSGVAFGAGNSPATGVGGEHPAINTTDNGDHDPLVLRLRALGHQVAVAPQSSGLSALQRDGDGWIGGADPRREGAVLGDTR; this is encoded by the coding sequence ATGAGTCGCACGCGTGGAACCTGGGTGAGTGCCGCGGCGGCGCTCACGCTCATCGTCGGACTTGCCAGCGGATGTTCATCCGACGACACCCCCGCGAACGAGGCGTGTGCGGCGGCGCCTAACGGGACACCCGTGGTCGCGACTTCGGCGGGCGCGACACCGGGAACCACGAAAGATCTCAGCACCAATCCCGAGATCGCGACCGGCTACCGGTCGGACATGACGGCGGTGCGCACCAAGACCTACGCGGTCTCCACGGCGAATCCGGTCTCCACCAAAGCCGCCTGCGAGGTGCTGAGCAACGGCGGCACCGCTGCCGACGCGCTGATCGCGGCGCAGATGGTGCTCGGGTTGGTGGAACCGCAGGCCTCCGGCATCGGCGGCGGATCGTTCATGCTCTATTACGACGCCGCGAGTAAGAGTGTGGAGGCCTACGACGGCCGCGAGACCGCCCCTGCGGCAGCGACCGAGAACTACCTGCGCTGGGTCAGCGATACCGATCGGACCGAGCCGAAGCCGAGTGCGCGAGCGAGCGGTCGCTCGATCGGCGTGCCCGGCGTCTTACGGATGCTGGAAATGGCACATCACGACCACGGCAAGACGGCGTGGCGGGAATTGTTCGGCCCGGCCATCGGACTCGCCGACAGCGGCTTTCCGATCAGTCCGCGCCTGGCGGGTCAGATCGCCGAGTCGGCGAAGGATCTCGCCGTGGACGAGAACGCCAAGGCGTACTTCCTCAATCCGGACGGCACGCCCAAGAAGGCCGACACCGTGCTGACCAACCCGGCGATGTCCAAGACCCTGAACGCCATCGCCGCCGACGGCGCGAACGCCTTCTACACCGGCGCCGTCGCCCATGACATCGTCGACGCGGCCGGCTCCGCCGCCGGCGGGCGCACCCCCAGCCTGATCACCACCGACGACCTCGCCGGATACCAGGCCAAAAAGCGCATCGCGCTCTGCACCACCTACCGCACGCACGAGATCTGCGGTATGCCAAGCCCGTCCTCGGGCGGCATCACTGTCGCCGCCACCCTCGGCATCCTGGAGAACTACGATCTGGCCGCGTTGCGCCCGGACAATGTCGACCGCAACGGCGGCAAGCCGAAAGCCGATGCGGTGCACCTCATCTCCGAGGCCGAGCGCCTGGCCTACGCGGACCGGAACAAGTACGTCGCGGATACGGATTTCATTCCGCTGCCCGGTAATTCGCCGCAGACCCTGCTGAACAAGGACTACCTGAAGCAGCGCGCGGGCCTCATCGACCCCGGCCACAGCATGGGCACCGCCCAGCCCGGCGATTTCGGCCCGGTCCCGCTCGGCGTCGGCCCGCAGCCGCCCGAGCACGGCACCAGCCACATCTCGATCGTCGACAAGTACGGTAATGCCGCCTCGATGACCACCACGGTCGAATCGGCCTTCGGCTCATTCCATCTCGTCGACGGATTCGTGCTGAACAACCAGCTCACCGACTTTTCCGCCGATCCGCTCGGCACCGACGGCGCCCCCGTCGCCAACCGGGTGCAGCCGGGCAAGCGCCCGCGCAGCTCGATGAGTCCGACCCTGGTCTTCGACCGCGCCGCCGACGGCCGCGGTAACCTGACCGACGTCATCGGCTCCCCCGGCGGTGCCGTGATCATCCAGTTCGTCGTGAAAACCCTGATCGGCGTGCTGGATTGGGGCCTGGACCCGCAGCAAGCGGTATCCGGGGTCGCCTTCGGCGCGGGCAACAGTCCGGCCACCGGTGTCGGCGGTGAGCATCCCGCGATCAACACCACCGACAACGGTGACCACGATCCACTGGTGCTGCGCCTACGTGCACTGGGCCATCAGGTCGCGGTCGCCCCGCAATCCAGCGGATTGAGCGCCCTGCAGCGCGACGGCGACGGCTGGATCGGCGGCGCGGACCCACGCCGCGAAGGTGCGGTGCTCGGCGACACCCGCTGA
- a CDS encoding PH domain-containing protein has product MPVVRIWRRSPGDGAAESGRGDWELEVRPHRAVRTAWAVAVLLVAGFTAGGIWLRHGSTGVNFRLADQFAMIGIGLLGAAAVLLLTRPRVRVGKRGVSVRNILGDTEFPWDYIRGVSFPDRKSWARLELVDDDYVPLMAIRSNDKERAAEALDKLRELGAKYTGNP; this is encoded by the coding sequence ATGCCGGTAGTTCGCATCTGGCGCAGGAGCCCCGGCGACGGGGCCGCCGAATCGGGGCGCGGCGATTGGGAGTTGGAGGTGCGGCCGCATCGCGCGGTCCGCACGGCTTGGGCGGTGGCGGTACTGCTCGTCGCCGGCTTCACCGCGGGCGGCATCTGGTTGCGCCACGGTTCGACCGGCGTCAACTTCCGCCTCGCCGATCAGTTCGCGATGATCGGCATCGGCCTGCTCGGCGCGGCCGCGGTACTGCTGCTGACCCGACCGCGCGTACGCGTCGGCAAGCGCGGCGTTTCGGTGCGGAACATCCTGGGCGACACCGAATTTCCCTGGGATTACATCCGCGGCGTCTCGTTCCCGGATCGGAAGTCCTGGGCCCGCCTCGAATTGGTCGACGACGATTACGTGCCGCTGATGGCGATCCGCTCCAATGACAAGGAACGTGCGGCCGAGGCGCTGGACAAGCTTCGGGAACTGGGCGCGAAATATACGGGCAACCCCTGA
- the ribH gene encoding 6,7-dimethyl-8-ribityllumazine synthase: MSGTGVPSFELSDAKDLKLGIVASRWHTQICDTLVANAEQVAKDAGVEHITVVRCAGAMELPVVAQELARSHDAVVALGVVIRGGTPHFEYVCDAVTAGLTRVSLDAGTPVANGVLTTNNEQEALDRAGMPGSAENKGEQAAAAALDAALTLRALRP; the protein is encoded by the coding sequence ATGAGTGGCACCGGCGTACCGAGCTTCGAGCTGTCGGATGCCAAGGATCTGAAACTGGGCATCGTCGCCTCGCGCTGGCACACCCAGATCTGCGACACGCTGGTCGCGAACGCGGAGCAGGTCGCCAAGGACGCGGGCGTCGAGCACATCACCGTGGTGCGCTGCGCGGGCGCGATGGAGCTGCCGGTGGTGGCCCAGGAGCTGGCCCGCTCGCATGACGCGGTGGTCGCGCTCGGTGTGGTGATCCGCGGTGGCACACCGCATTTCGAATACGTCTGCGACGCGGTGACCGCCGGACTGACCCGGGTGTCGCTGGATGCCGGCACACCCGTCGCGAATGGTGTGCTGACCACCAATAACGAGCAGGAGGCGCTGGACAGGGCCGGGATGCCCGGTTCCGCCGAGAACAAGGGCGAACAGGCCGCCGCGGCAGCGCTCGACGCCGCGTTGACGCTGCGCGCGCTGCGGCCCTAG